In bacterium, one genomic interval encodes:
- a CDS encoding SET domain-containing protein, translating to MLAPLFKVKKIKNKGQGLFAKAFIPRGTIVFFECHECKVTPKASFQKLSPAQKEKLLFHAYTVKDGSVVMPCGDSKYMNHCCDSNILDTGRGYDIVVRDIQKGQEATYDYRVFYDQDWGFQCACGSKNCCGTFRCQHPLPRGVRALWDKKIKPAQKLIAKVPQPLKEELVKHEPKHKGLFYS from the coding sequence ATGTTAGCTCCATTATTCAAAGTAAAAAAGATCAAGAACAAAGGCCAGGGGCTTTTTGCCAAGGCGTTCATCCCCCGGGGAACCATCGTGTTCTTTGAATGCCATGAATGCAAAGTTACGCCCAAAGCCAGTTTTCAAAAACTTTCCCCCGCCCAAAAGGAAAAGCTGCTGTTCCACGCCTACACCGTCAAGGACGGCTCGGTGGTGATGCCCTGCGGCGATTCCAAATACATGAACCACTGCTGCGATTCCAACATCCTGGACACCGGCCGGGGATACGACATCGTGGTCCGGGACATCCAAAAGGGCCAGGAGGCCACCTACGACTACCGGGTTTTTTATGACCAGGACTGGGGATTCCAGTGCGCCTGCGGCTCCAAGAACTGCTGCGGCACTTTCCGATGCCAGCACCCGCTGCCAAGGGGAGTGAGGGCCTTATGGGACAAGAAGATCAAGCCGGCCCAAAAACTTATTGCTAAAGTACCCCAGCCGCTGAAAGAAGAGCTTGTCAAGCATGAGCCAAAACACAAGGGGCTGTTTTATTCCTAA
- a CDS encoding DUF167 domain-containing protein, with product MLLNIKIVPNAKAEKLVKEVDRYKVYVTAPAVDGKANQRLVEFLAGHFKVRKTAVTILRGQTSRLKVVEIKTE from the coding sequence ATGCTGTTAAACATAAAGATCGTTCCCAATGCCAAGGCCGAGAAGCTGGTCAAAGAGGTAGACCGGTACAAGGTCTACGTAACCGCCCCGGCGGTGGACGGCAAAGCCAATCAGAGGCTGGTGGAGTTCCTGGCCGGGCATTTTAAGGTCAGAAAAACAGCCGTCACCATACTCCGGGGCCAGACCTCTCGTCTGAAAGTGGTGGAGATAAAAACCGAATGA